The following coding sequences lie in one Spea bombifrons isolate aSpeBom1 chromosome 5, aSpeBom1.2.pri, whole genome shotgun sequence genomic window:
- the XRCC2 gene encoding DNA repair protein XRCC2 — MSDGFRKAESGTQLLARLEGRSSLKELEPLLFADEGHPVHGDIIEFHGPEGTGKTEMFCHLISRCILPESEGGLQAEVVFIDTDHHFDILRLVTVLEHRLSQSNEETVKQCLARLYLLYCNSSVQLLLTLYSLENMFCSRPSLCLLIIDGLSAFYWIDRNNGGDSVWKQESNMKKCTELLDKLVKEYQLVLLASTQAIMQKSSGEGFEWFSSSSKPPSGPADYKPYLCKLWQNVTSHRIFFSKEPRTEGGDQTFSIVSCNLKNKNVMRRLFTVAESGVRFV, encoded by the exons ATGAGCGATGGCTTCCGGAAGGCGGAGTCTGGCACTCAG CTCCTTGCTAGGTTGGAAGGACGGTCCTCTCTGAAGGAGCTTGAGCCTCTGCTTTTTGCGGATGAAGGGCATCCTGTTCACG GTGATATCATTGAATTTCACGGCCCCGAAGGCACAGGGAAAACAGAAATGTTCTGCCACTTGATCTCCCGCTGCATCCTGCCGGAGTCAGAAGGTGGTCTTCAAGCAGAGGTTGTGTTTATAGACACCGACCATCACTTTGATATCCTGCGTCTGGTTACCGTTCTGGAGCACCGGCTCTCCCAGAGCAACGAGGAGACCGTGAAGCAGTGTCTGGCCAGACTTTATCTGCTCTACTGCAACAGCAGCGTCCAGCTTCTCCTGACTCTTTACTCTCTGGAAAACATGTTCTGCAGCCGGCCTTCCCTTTGCCTCTTGATTATAGACGGCCTTTCCGCTTTTTATTGGATCGACAGAAACAACGGAGGGGACAGTGTTTGGAAACAAGAATCCAACATGAAGAAGTGCACCGAACTCCTGGACAAGCTGGTCAAGGAATACCAGCTGGTTCTCCTTGCCTCGACCCAGGCGATAATGCAGAAGTCTTCCGGTGAAGGTTTCGAGTGGTTTTCTAGTTCCTCAAAGCCGCCGAGTGGCCCCGCAGACTATAAACCTTATCTCTGCAAGCTGTGGCAAAACGTCACATCTCACAGGATATTCTTTTCAAAAGAACCAAGAACTGAGGGAGGCGACCAGACGTTTAGCATAGTATCCTGCAATCTGAAGAATAAGAATGTGATGAGAAGGCTTTTTACGGTTGCGGAGTCTGGCGTTCGATTCGTATGA